In Streptomyces sp. DG2A-72, one genomic interval encodes:
- a CDS encoding antibiotic biosynthesis monooxygenase — translation MTRRTDTHPDLTRPEVGAPFFSTWRVGTPERQKQTVEAIAHTWEHRPWPVADLYGYYVYVGHDGSTLLHHSQWASEQAYEGFARTHRQERNDEIDTAVPGIERVALARYRRYRSHERVAGDLRVPGLIVTVRIDFEPEAADKRRDWVDAVLGASTTPESDRGLISAHFHLSTDGTHVLNYAAWESDQTYDEAIDAPASPEWERVRAYPGLKGFTGTRYRYALGLVPD, via the coding sequence ATGACCCGCCGTACCGACACCCACCCCGACCTCACGCGCCCGGAGGTCGGCGCGCCTTTCTTCAGCACGTGGCGGGTGGGGACGCCCGAGCGGCAGAAGCAGACCGTCGAGGCGATCGCGCACACCTGGGAGCACCGCCCCTGGCCCGTCGCCGACCTGTACGGCTACTACGTCTACGTCGGGCACGACGGCTCCACGCTGCTGCACCACTCGCAGTGGGCGAGCGAGCAGGCGTACGAGGGCTTCGCGCGGACCCACCGGCAGGAGCGCAACGACGAGATCGACACCGCCGTACCGGGGATCGAACGGGTGGCGCTCGCCCGGTACCGGCGCTACCGCAGCCATGAGCGCGTGGCCGGCGACCTCCGGGTGCCCGGGCTCATCGTGACCGTGCGGATCGACTTCGAGCCGGAGGCCGCGGACAAGCGGCGGGACTGGGTGGACGCCGTCCTGGGTGCCTCCACCACGCCGGAGAGCGACCGCGGGCTCATCTCGGCGCACTTCCACCTGAGCACCGACGGCACGCACGTCCTCAACTACGCCGCGTGGGAGAGCGATCAGACCTACGACGAGGCCATCGACGCACCCGCATCGCCGGAGTGGGAGCGGGTACGGGCGTATCCCGGTCTCAAGGGTTTCACCGGCACCCGGTACCGCTATGCCCTCGGCCTCGTACCTGACTGA
- a CDS encoding TerD family protein — protein MTPGSNIPLPTARVTVDVAAPVRLDVSGLLLTADGKVRSDDDFIFYNQPAGPGVTYRSGGGTAPDAITVDTAAVPPGIEKIVVTASPDAPGQTFQGIEPTATIRNADDNNALATFTPPQLGAETALVVVEIYLRNGVWKARAVGQGYANGLAGIATDFGVSVEEPAPTPAPVAPPQPVTPPPAAPTPTMQPPVTPPAPPMSAPAAPPAPAPGAGKINLDKGRVSLQKNQTVSLMKGGRPLLSQVQMGLGWEPAYRGKDIDLDASVIAYGPQRNHIDSCYFGKLQIVNGAIRHSGDNLTGEGGGDDEVITVDLGRLPQDVTGLVFTVNSFSGQKFTEVAKAYCRLLDASTGEELVRFDLTSAEPQTGVIMAKLIRQFSGEWEMTAMGDFVKSRTVRGMVKPAAKSL, from the coding sequence ATGACCCCCGGCTCGAACATCCCTCTCCCCACCGCGCGCGTGACGGTGGACGTCGCCGCGCCCGTGCGGCTCGACGTATCGGGCCTGCTGCTCACCGCCGACGGCAAGGTGCGCTCGGACGACGACTTCATCTTCTACAACCAACCCGCGGGCCCCGGCGTGACGTACCGCTCGGGCGGCGGCACCGCCCCCGACGCGATCACCGTGGACACCGCGGCCGTACCCCCCGGCATCGAGAAGATCGTCGTCACCGCCAGCCCGGACGCCCCCGGCCAGACCTTCCAGGGCATCGAGCCCACGGCCACGATCCGCAACGCGGACGACAACAACGCCCTGGCCACCTTCACGCCCCCGCAGCTCGGCGCCGAGACGGCCCTGGTGGTCGTGGAGATCTATCTGCGCAACGGCGTCTGGAAGGCCCGCGCGGTGGGCCAGGGATACGCCAACGGCCTGGCCGGCATCGCCACCGACTTCGGCGTCAGCGTGGAGGAACCGGCGCCCACCCCGGCTCCCGTGGCACCGCCCCAGCCGGTCACCCCGCCCCCGGCGGCGCCCACGCCCACGATGCAGCCCCCGGTCACCCCGCCGGCCCCGCCCATGTCCGCCCCGGCGGCGCCTCCGGCCCCCGCCCCCGGCGCCGGAAAGATCAACCTCGACAAGGGCCGGGTCAGCCTCCAGAAGAACCAGACCGTGTCCCTGATGAAGGGCGGCCGCCCCCTCCTCTCCCAGGTCCAGATGGGCCTCGGCTGGGAGCCGGCGTACCGCGGCAAGGACATCGACCTGGACGCCTCGGTCATCGCGTACGGCCCGCAGCGCAACCACATCGACAGCTGCTACTTCGGCAAGCTCCAGATCGTGAACGGCGCGATCCGCCACTCCGGCGACAACCTCACCGGCGAGGGCGGCGGAGACGACGAGGTGATCACCGTAGACCTCGGCCGCCTCCCGCAGGACGTCACCGGCCTGGTCTTCACCGTCAACTCCTTCTCCGGCCAGAAGTTCACCGAGGTCGCCAAGGCCTACTGCCGCCTCCTGGACGCCTCGACCGGCGAGGAACTGGTCCGCTTCGACCTCACCAGCGCCGAACCGCAGACGGGCGTGATCATGGCCAAGCTCATCCGTCAGTTCTCCGGCGAGTGGGAGATGACGGCGATGGGCGACTTCGTCAAGTCGCGGACGGTGCGCGGCATGGTGAAGCCCGCGGCCAAGTCGCTGTAG
- a CDS encoding DUF3618 domain-containing protein codes for MTDRTAPKVTGGGAKGPEELRQQLEHARGRLGRTVEELADKAHLKTRAADLKDKAGAMTVQLRSTATKAGHTVEHNVPRPVANVVQAGRRHPRPVVVAGAAASAVVAAGLLRRRHNGHH; via the coding sequence ATGACGGACAGGACAGCACCGAAGGTCACGGGAGGCGGGGCCAAGGGGCCCGAGGAACTGCGGCAGCAGCTCGAGCACGCCAGGGGCCGACTCGGCCGTACCGTCGAGGAGTTGGCCGACAAGGCCCACCTCAAGACCCGCGCCGCCGACCTCAAGGACAAGGCCGGCGCGATGACCGTGCAACTGCGCAGCACCGCCACCAAGGCCGGCCACACCGTGGAGCACAACGTCCCGCGCCCCGTCGCGAACGTCGTCCAGGCCGGCCGGCGGCACCCCCGGCCGGTCGTCGTCGCCGGGGCTGCCGCGAGCGCGGTGGTCGCGGCGGGCCTGCTGCGGCGGCGGCACAACGGCCACCACTGA
- a CDS encoding helix-turn-helix domain-containing protein, protein MLDVTVIEDPEAAAVSLDPIRARLLAELAAGPASAAMLAGKVGLPRQKVNYHLKALERHGLVELAGERRKGNVTERLMQATAASYVISPLALASVQPDPDRFRDQLSARWLLALGARLVRDVGSLITGAAKARKRLATFALDGEVRFASAADRAAFIEELTAGVSGLIRKYDAPDADGGRDHRIVVAFHPTVKPETTHESQ, encoded by the coding sequence ATGCTGGACGTGACCGTGATCGAGGACCCCGAGGCCGCAGCCGTATCCCTGGACCCCATCAGGGCCCGGCTGCTCGCCGAACTGGCGGCCGGGCCCGCGTCGGCCGCCATGCTGGCCGGCAAGGTGGGGCTGCCCCGGCAGAAGGTGAACTACCACCTCAAAGCGCTGGAGCGGCACGGCCTGGTCGAGCTGGCCGGAGAGCGCCGCAAGGGCAATGTCACCGAGCGGCTGATGCAAGCGACCGCGGCGTCGTACGTCATCTCGCCGCTCGCGCTCGCCTCCGTGCAGCCCGATCCGGACCGCTTCCGGGACCAGCTGTCCGCGCGCTGGCTGCTGGCGCTCGGCGCCCGGCTCGTCCGGGACGTCGGCTCGCTGATCACCGGCGCGGCGAAGGCGCGCAAACGCCTCGCCACCTTCGCGCTGGACGGTGAGGTGCGGTTCGCGTCGGCCGCCGACCGGGCCGCCTTCATCGAGGAACTCACGGCCGGCGTGAGCGGACTGATCCGCAAGTACGACGCCCCGGACGCCGATGGCGGTCGCGACCACCGGATCGTCGTGGCCTTCCATCCCACGGTCAAGCCCGAGACCACCCACGAGAGTCAGTGA
- a CDS encoding putative quinol monooxygenase produces the protein MNTRSASAGMTGRLMTMTAHPGKGEELAALLLRVAEGLHGFPGCEIYLISRDSADPDTVHVTEVWRSEADAQAALAASPTAGAPAPADVLALLSSPPRRTDLTVLGGVGLPAADGRS, from the coding sequence ATGAACACACGCAGCGCGTCCGCGGGCATGACCGGCCGACTGATGACCATGACCGCGCACCCGGGCAAGGGCGAGGAACTCGCCGCCCTCCTGCTGAGGGTCGCGGAGGGACTGCACGGCTTCCCGGGCTGTGAGATCTATCTGATCAGCCGGGACTCGGCCGATCCGGACACGGTGCATGTCACCGAGGTCTGGCGGAGCGAGGCCGACGCGCAGGCGGCACTCGCCGCGTCGCCGACCGCCGGTGCTCCGGCGCCCGCGGACGTCCTCGCGCTGCTGTCGTCCCCGCCCCGCCGCACGGATCTCACCGTCCTCGGCGGAGTGGGACTCCCCGCGGCGGACGGCCGGAGCTGA
- a CDS encoding endonuclease/exonuclease/phosphatase family protein, translated as MPSRSSTRLAALTVAAVCSAASTIALTSPAHADAVRIHDIQGSTRISPYAGKTVTDVAGIVTGVRAYGQSKGFWIQDQSADDNPATSEGIFVFTSSIPKVAVSDSVLVSGTISEYVPGGTSSGNQSITEITRPTVTVVSTGNALPAATKIDAKSVPAAYAPAGDTTANGSVNGLPLRPSAYALDRYESLEGMNVQVSDTRVVGATDPHTELWVTVKPWENRNRRGGTVYGSYTSQNTGRLQIQSLGKVADFPAANVGDTLTGATSGPLDYSQFGGYTLVANEIGTLKSGGLERETTRKQSRSELAVATYNVENLDPSDSSFEEHAAAIVNNLQSPDIVSLEEIQDNNGVTNDGTVAADQTMRKLIDAIAAAGGPTYDWRSIDPVNNEDGGQPGGNIRNVFLFNPERVSFTDRAGGDATTAVGVTKVHGKARLTASPGRIDPADTAWEDSRKPLVGEFVFRGKTVFVIGNHFASKGGDQSLHAQYQPPTRSSETQRHAQATAVNAFVKDILAKQRNADVITLGDINDFEFSGTTKILESDGALWSAIKSLPKSERYTYDYQGNSQVLDQILISPSIRYSCDFAYDSVHINAEFNDQISDHDPQVLRFRP; from the coding sequence TTGCCGAGCAGGAGTTCCACGCGCCTCGCCGCGCTCACCGTCGCCGCCGTCTGTTCCGCGGCGTCCACCATCGCCCTGACCTCTCCCGCGCACGCGGACGCCGTGCGCATTCATGACATTCAGGGCAGCACTCGAATATCCCCGTACGCCGGAAAGACGGTCACGGACGTGGCCGGAATCGTCACCGGCGTGCGCGCCTACGGCCAGTCCAAAGGCTTCTGGATCCAGGATCAGAGCGCGGACGACAACCCGGCCACGAGTGAGGGCATCTTCGTCTTCACCAGCTCCATCCCGAAGGTCGCCGTCAGCGACTCGGTGCTGGTGTCGGGCACCATCTCGGAGTACGTCCCGGGCGGGACCTCCTCCGGCAACCAGTCGATCACCGAGATCACCCGCCCGACGGTCACCGTCGTCTCCACCGGCAACGCGCTCCCGGCCGCGACGAAGATCGACGCGAAGTCGGTGCCCGCGGCCTACGCCCCGGCCGGCGACACCACCGCGAACGGTTCGGTCAACGGCCTGCCGCTCCGGCCGTCGGCGTACGCCCTGGACCGCTACGAGTCCCTGGAGGGCATGAACGTCCAGGTCTCCGACACCCGCGTGGTCGGCGCCACCGACCCGCACACCGAGCTGTGGGTCACGGTGAAGCCGTGGGAGAACCGCAACCGCCGCGGCGGCACGGTCTACGGCTCGTACACCTCACAGAACACCGGCCGGCTGCAGATCCAGTCGCTGGGCAAGGTCGCCGACTTCCCGGCCGCGAACGTGGGCGACACCCTCACCGGCGCCACCTCCGGCCCGCTGGACTACAGCCAGTTCGGCGGCTACACGCTCGTCGCCAATGAGATCGGCACGCTGAAGAGCGGCGGTCTGGAGCGGGAGACGACCCGCAAGCAGTCCCGGAGCGAGCTGGCGGTGGCGACGTACAACGTCGAGAACCTCGACCCGTCCGACTCCTCCTTCGAGGAGCACGCGGCTGCGATCGTGAACAACTTGCAGTCGCCGGACATCGTGTCCCTGGAGGAGATCCAGGACAACAACGGCGTGACCAACGACGGTACGGTGGCCGCCGATCAGACGATGCGGAAGCTGATCGACGCGATCGCCGCCGCGGGCGGGCCGACGTACGACTGGCGCTCCATCGACCCGGTGAACAACGAGGACGGCGGCCAGCCGGGCGGCAACATCCGCAATGTGTTCCTGTTCAACCCGGAGCGGGTCTCCTTCACCGACCGCGCGGGCGGCGACGCGACGACCGCCGTCGGCGTGACGAAGGTGCACGGCAAGGCGCGGCTGACCGCCTCTCCCGGCCGCATCGATCCGGCGGACACGGCCTGGGAGGACAGCCGCAAGCCGCTGGTGGGCGAGTTCGTGTTCCGCGGCAAGACCGTCTTCGTGATCGGCAACCACTTCGCCTCGAAGGGCGGGGACCAGTCGCTGCACGCGCAGTACCAGCCGCCGACCCGCAGCTCGGAGACCCAGCGGCACGCCCAGGCGACGGCGGTGAACGCCTTCGTCAAGGACATCCTGGCCAAGCAGCGGAACGCGGATGTGATCACGCTCGGCGACATCAACGACTTCGAGTTCTCCGGCACCACGAAGATCCTCGAGTCCGACGGCGCCCTGTGGTCGGCGATCAAGTCGCTGCCGAAGAGCGAGCGTTACACCTACGACTACCAGGGCAACAGCCAGGTCCTGGACCAGATCCTGATCTCCCCGTCGATCCGCTACAGCTGCGACTTCGCGTACGACAGCGTGCACATCAACGCGGAGTTCAACGACCAGATCAGCGACCACGACCCGCAGGTGCTGCGGTTCCGCCCGTAA
- a CDS encoding GntR family transcriptional regulator: MEAVPRTLLRDRAYEAIRDAIVAGEIEPGAVVRDAEFAQLLGLSRAPVREAFSRLVDEGLLESKPQSYTRVTPVVAGDVRDAAAVVGAMHELATRVAVPRLFAADIEKMRAANERFAAAVRAGDVDTALRADDELHDVLVRGSGNRAAAATVARYTPLIRRLERRRFGEGGTCRSPGLHERLIAACGDKDVDEAVRVTAEIWRTLVDLADPD; the protein is encoded by the coding sequence GTGGAAGCCGTACCGCGCACTTTGCTCCGCGACCGTGCCTACGAAGCGATCCGGGACGCCATCGTCGCCGGTGAGATCGAGCCCGGTGCGGTCGTCCGGGACGCCGAGTTCGCCCAGCTGCTCGGGCTGTCGCGGGCGCCGGTGCGGGAGGCGTTCTCGCGCCTCGTGGACGAGGGGCTGCTGGAGAGCAAGCCGCAGAGCTACACACGGGTGACTCCGGTCGTCGCGGGCGACGTACGCGACGCGGCGGCGGTCGTCGGAGCCATGCACGAGCTGGCCACCCGGGTCGCCGTGCCCCGGCTGTTCGCCGCGGACATCGAGAAGATGCGTGCCGCCAACGAGCGGTTCGCCGCCGCCGTCCGCGCGGGCGACGTCGACACCGCCCTGCGCGCCGACGACGAACTGCACGACGTCCTCGTCCGGGGCAGCGGCAACCGCGCCGCCGCAGCCACCGTCGCCCGCTACACCCCCCTCATCCGCCGGCTGGAGCGCCGCCGCTTCGGCGAGGGCGGCACCTGCCGTTCGCCCGGGCTGCACGAACGGCTGATCGCGGCCTGCGGGGACAAGGACGTGGACGAGGCGGTCCGCGTCACGGCGGAGATCTGGCGCACCCTCGTGGACCTGGCCGACCCCGACTGA
- a CDS encoding SRPBCC domain-containing protein, translating to MPKEFEIAREFEVDATPEEVWEAVTAGTGGWLWPMEAPEPREGGKGPFGSTITAWDPPHRYTNRVEDVDGISEQTVNQLDYTIEPRDEGRRAWVRYVHSGIFVDDWDNQYDGANRHTDFYMHTLREYLTRFRGRPVTAFATFDGPEASKTSDAFVTVGRALGLADDTAEGERVQVRGPEGQVIDAVVDFRNPYFLGLRTDDALIRFFGRNHWGYMVGMSVHDFAPGADAKTDEDLWKGWLDGVFSQP from the coding sequence ATGCCCAAGGAATTCGAGATCGCCCGCGAGTTTGAAGTCGACGCCACTCCTGAGGAGGTGTGGGAGGCCGTCACCGCCGGAACGGGGGGCTGGCTGTGGCCGATGGAGGCGCCCGAGCCGCGTGAGGGCGGCAAGGGCCCCTTCGGATCCACGATCACCGCCTGGGACCCGCCGCACCGCTACACCAACCGCGTCGAGGACGTCGACGGGATCTCCGAGCAGACCGTCAACCAGCTCGACTACACCATCGAGCCGCGCGACGAGGGCCGGCGCGCCTGGGTGCGGTATGTGCACAGCGGCATCTTCGTCGACGACTGGGACAACCAGTACGACGGCGCCAACCGGCACACCGACTTCTACATGCACACCCTGCGCGAGTACCTCACCCGCTTCCGGGGCCGCCCGGTCACCGCGTTCGCCACCTTCGACGGGCCCGAGGCGTCCAAGACCTCCGACGCGTTCGTCACCGTGGGCCGTGCGCTCGGTCTCGCCGACGACACGGCGGAGGGTGAGCGGGTGCAGGTGCGGGGTCCCGAGGGCCAAGTCATCGATGCCGTCGTCGACTTCCGCAACCCGTACTTCCTCGGCCTGCGCACGGACGACGCGCTGATCCGCTTCTTCGGCCGCAACCACTGGGGCTACATGGTCGGCATGTCCGTCCACGACTTCGCCCCGGGCGCCGACGCCAAGACGGACGAGGACCTGTGGAAGGGCTGGCTGGACGGAGTGTTCAGCCAGCCCTAG
- the dapA gene encoding 4-hydroxy-tetrahydrodipicolinate synthase, with protein MTTSGSPFGRALCAMITPFTEEGALDLDGAQRLAERLVSEGCDGLVLSGTTGESPTTTDAEKSALVAAVREAVGKRASIVAGVGTFDTRHTVELALQAEKAGADGLLVVAPYYSKPPQDAVEAHFREVADAAGLPVVLYDIPGRTGTRIEPETMIRLAEHPRVVAVKDCAYDFLGTQKVLSRTDLAYYAGCDEHNLALYAVGATGYISTVANVVPRQLRSVLDAFDAGDTAEAARRQQRATPLIELMMSSGLPGTVTTKALLGELGLPAGPVRAPLRPAGREAVDGLLATYEEFMAAG; from the coding sequence ATGACGACTTCCGGCTCCCCCTTCGGCCGCGCCCTCTGCGCCATGATCACGCCCTTCACCGAGGAGGGCGCGCTCGACCTCGACGGCGCGCAGCGGCTCGCCGAGCGGCTGGTGTCGGAGGGCTGCGACGGACTGGTGCTCTCCGGTACGACGGGCGAGTCACCGACCACCACGGACGCCGAGAAGTCGGCGCTCGTCGCGGCGGTCCGGGAGGCGGTGGGCAAGCGGGCGTCGATCGTGGCGGGCGTCGGCACCTTCGACACCCGGCACACGGTCGAACTCGCGCTGCAGGCCGAAAAGGCGGGCGCGGACGGCCTGTTGGTCGTCGCGCCGTACTACAGCAAGCCCCCGCAGGACGCCGTCGAGGCCCACTTCCGCGAGGTTGCCGACGCCGCCGGACTGCCGGTCGTGCTGTACGACATCCCCGGCCGCACCGGCACCCGTATCGAGCCGGAGACCATGATCCGGCTAGCCGAACATCCCCGAGTCGTCGCGGTCAAGGACTGCGCGTACGACTTCCTCGGCACCCAAAAGGTCCTCTCCCGCACCGACTTGGCGTACTACGCGGGCTGCGACGAGCACAACCTCGCCCTGTACGCGGTGGGCGCGACGGGCTACATCAGCACGGTCGCGAACGTGGTCCCACGCCAACTCCGCTCCGTCCTGGACGCGTTCGACGCCGGAGACACGGCGGAGGCGGCCCGCCGCCAGCAGCGGGCCACTCCGCTCATCGAGTTGATGATGTCGTCGGGCCTGCCCGGCACGGTCACGACGAAGGCCCTGCTCGGCGAACTGGGCCTGCCCGCGGGCCCGGTCCGCGCCCCGCTGCGGCCCGCCGGCCGGGAGGCGGTCGACGGACTGCTGGCGACGTACGAGGAGTTCATGGCTGCCGGCTGA
- a CDS encoding alkaline phosphatase PhoX — protein sequence MSLTRRDFARNSAITGAGVALAGSVGALATAPNALASTDVESEAEGTDAAHGRVGYGPLIPDPDGILALPAGFKYRVITYSGKTKLESGETTPSNHDGTAAFDGPRGTTLLVNNHEIGGPYADADAPVPLADGLVYDPAAAGGCTVVEVRPGGEVAEWVGIAGTSTNCAGGSTPWDTWLTCEETEDKAGSKGMTKDHGYVFEVDPCDRRANKNPKPIKALGRYAHEAVVIDPKRGHAYLTEDASNPNGLLYRWTPPEGFRHGRGKLRTLADDAGTFEAFRCFDSGGKFVDDLSRATKIGTVYGVDWIDVPDRDARTTSVRKQFTTGQVTRCRKLEGMWWGDGGAYIVSSYARTESPGQPHDGQVWFYDPKRRTLTLKVLLGVNADPSKDGAFDGPDNITVSPYGGLILAEDGEGIQHLFGATDSGRTYPIARNDLNIGTEEEPEYSEFAGVTFSPCGRTLYANIQDPGILLAITGPWKRQKR from the coding sequence ATGTCGCTCACCCGCAGGGACTTCGCCAGAAACTCCGCGATCACCGGCGCCGGTGTCGCGCTCGCGGGCAGTGTCGGCGCCCTCGCCACCGCACCGAACGCGCTCGCCTCCACCGATGTCGAGAGCGAGGCCGAGGGAACGGACGCCGCGCACGGCCGGGTCGGGTACGGGCCGCTGATCCCCGACCCCGACGGCATCCTCGCGCTGCCCGCCGGCTTCAAGTACCGCGTCATCACCTACAGCGGCAAGACCAAGCTGGAGTCGGGCGAGACCACCCCGTCCAACCACGACGGCACCGCCGCCTTCGACGGCCCGCGCGGCACCACGCTGCTGGTCAACAACCACGAGATCGGCGGCCCGTACGCCGACGCGGACGCCCCGGTCCCGCTCGCCGATGGCCTCGTCTACGACCCGGCCGCGGCCGGCGGCTGCACGGTCGTCGAGGTGCGCCCCGGCGGCGAGGTCGCCGAGTGGGTCGGCATCGCCGGCACCTCCACCAACTGCGCCGGCGGCAGCACCCCTTGGGACACCTGGCTCACCTGCGAGGAGACCGAGGACAAGGCCGGCTCCAAGGGCATGACCAAGGACCACGGCTACGTCTTCGAGGTCGACCCCTGCGACCGGCGCGCCAACAAGAACCCCAAGCCCATCAAGGCGCTGGGCCGGTACGCCCACGAGGCCGTCGTCATCGACCCCAAGCGCGGCCACGCCTACCTGACCGAGGACGCTTCCAACCCCAACGGCCTGCTGTACCGCTGGACCCCGCCCGAGGGCTTCCGCCACGGCCGCGGCAAGCTGCGCACCCTCGCCGACGACGCGGGCACGTTCGAGGCCTTCAGGTGCTTCGACTCCGGCGGCAAGTTCGTCGACGACCTCTCCCGCGCCACCAAGATCGGCACGGTGTACGGCGTCGACTGGATCGACGTCCCCGACCGCGACGCCAGGACGACCTCCGTGCGCAAGCAGTTCACCACCGGCCAGGTCACCCGCTGCCGCAAGCTGGAGGGCATGTGGTGGGGTGACGGCGGCGCGTACATCGTCTCCTCCTACGCCCGCACGGAGAGCCCCGGACAGCCGCACGACGGCCAGGTCTGGTTCTACGACCCCAAGCGCCGCACCCTCACCCTGAAGGTCCTGCTCGGCGTGAACGCCGATCCGTCCAAGGACGGCGCCTTCGACGGCCCCGACAACATCACCGTCTCCCCGTACGGCGGCCTGATCCTCGCCGAGGACGGCGAGGGCATCCAGCACCTGTTCGGCGCCACCGACAGCGGCCGCACGTATCCGATCGCCCGGAACGACCTGAACATCGGCACCGAAGAGGAGCCCGAGTACAGCGAGTTCGCCGGCGTCACCTTCTCGCCCTGCGGCCGCACCCTGTACGCGAACATCCAGGACCCGGGCATCCTGCTCGCCATCACGGGGCCCTGGAAGCGTCAGAAACGGTAG
- a CDS encoding 1-aminocyclopropane-1-carboxylate deaminase: MPLSSYERYPLLFGPSPVHRLERLTEHLGGASLWAKREDCNSGVAYGGNKTRKLEYLVANALAQGCDTLVSIGGVQSNHTRQVAACAARAGLKCVLVQESWVEWPDSVYDKVGNILISRLAGADVRLVRAGFGIGFKESWEQALREVEEAGGTPYAIPAGASDHPLGGLGFAAWANEVADQERELGVFFDTVIVCSVTGSTQAGMVAGFRALEEAGGRTRRVIGIDASAEPVRTREQIARIAQGTGQLIGVQKELTEADVELDERYHAGTYGIPDEATLAAMRLAARTEGMVTDPVYEGKSMAGMIDLVSRGEIGRDSTVLYAHLGGQPALNAYSALF; this comes from the coding sequence ATGCCCCTCTCCTCGTACGAGCGTTACCCGCTGCTCTTCGGCCCCTCACCGGTGCACCGGCTGGAGCGCCTCACCGAACACCTCGGTGGCGCATCCCTCTGGGCCAAGCGCGAGGACTGCAACTCCGGTGTCGCGTACGGCGGCAACAAGACCCGCAAGCTGGAGTACCTGGTCGCCAACGCGCTCGCGCAGGGCTGCGACACGCTTGTCTCCATCGGCGGGGTGCAGTCCAACCACACCCGTCAGGTAGCCGCCTGTGCCGCCCGCGCGGGGCTCAAGTGCGTGCTGGTGCAGGAGAGTTGGGTGGAGTGGCCCGACTCGGTGTACGACAAGGTCGGCAACATCCTCATCAGCCGCCTCGCCGGCGCGGACGTACGGCTTGTGCGAGCCGGGTTCGGGATCGGCTTCAAGGAGAGCTGGGAACAGGCGCTGCGCGAGGTGGAGGAGGCGGGCGGCACACCGTACGCCATCCCCGCCGGCGCCTCCGACCATCCGCTCGGCGGCCTCGGCTTCGCCGCGTGGGCCAACGAAGTCGCCGATCAGGAACGGGAGTTGGGCGTCTTCTTCGACACCGTGATCGTCTGCTCGGTCACCGGGTCGACGCAGGCCGGCATGGTCGCCGGGTTCCGTGCGCTGGAGGAGGCGGGCGGGCGCACACGGCGCGTCATCGGCATCGACGCGTCGGCCGAGCCCGTCCGCACCCGGGAGCAGATCGCGCGTATCGCGCAGGGCACCGGGCAACTCATCGGCGTACAGAAGGAGTTGACGGAAGCGGACGTCGAGCTGGACGAGCGCTACCACGCGGGCACGTACGGGATTCCCGACGAGGCGACGCTCGCGGCGATGCGGCTCGCCGCCCGGACCGAGGGGATGGTCACCGACCCCGTGTACGAGGGGAAGTCGATGGCCGGGATGATCGACCTGGTCTCGCGGGGCGAGATCGGCCGGGACTCCACCGTGCTCTACGCCCATCTCGGCGGGCAGCCCGCGCTGAACGCATACAGCGCGCTGTTTTAG